Below is a window of Nitrospirota bacterium DNA.
CTGCTGACCGCTGTCCTGCCGGCCGGATTCGCTCATGGGCGCAGAGGGGCGCCCCTCGTTCCGTTCCTCGGCAGGGGGAAGGTCGGCGCCGTCCTCACATCTTCTCCTTTCAGCCATGTGCTTCCCAAGGGAGTGGTAAGTACTTTCATATTAAGGTGTCCCCCGGGCTTTTGTAAACAGGGGCGGGAGCTCATGGATGCGGGGTGAGCCCGATGAGCAGGCCCTCGATGACGGCGGCGACGAGCAGGAGAGGGAGGACCAGGACGAGGAACACGCGGTAGGCCTTGTGGGCCCGCTCCCTGTAGGTTTCTTCCTTGTTGTGACGGAAGGGCCAGGCCCCCCGCCACAGCCCGATGCCCCAGGCCAGGAAGATGGCCGGAAACTCGAAAATACCGTGGGGCAGGAGCAAGGCGATGACCCCGAGGACACTGGACCCCTCCCCGGCTCCCGTCTTTATGACGAGTCCCACCAGGATGCCGTTTGAGAGCGCCCCGAGAAGCGGGACCAGTCCCAGGAGAATCCCCAGCCAGACGGACAGGAACGCGGCGAAGCTGTTGCGAAGGAAGATGAGCAGGATGAGAACCGGGATGCTTTGCCCGGAAAAGCCTTTGGCCAATTCCTTGAAGGACTGAAGCATGGAGGAGAACCGCTCGGAATAGGCCCCTCCCAGGATGGCGCCCACAAGAAAGACGGCAATGGCCGCGTAGATGAAGTTGCGGGCCTCCCCGGCGTCCGATATCGCCC
It encodes the following:
- a CDS encoding stage II sporulation protein M, which gives rise to MISPNTNEPPGTWRRAISDAGEARNFIYAAIAVFLVGAILGGAYSERFSSMLQSFKELAKGFSGQSIPVLILLIFLRNSFAAFLSVWLGILLGLVPLLGALSNGILVGLVIKTGAGEGSSVLGVIALLLPHGIFEFPAIFLAWGIGLWRGAWPFRHNKEETYRERAHKAYRVFLVLVLPLLLVAAVIEGLLIGLTPHP